Proteins co-encoded in one Streptomyces sp. JH34 genomic window:
- a CDS encoding TOPRIM nucleotidyl transferase/hydrolase domain-containing protein, with amino-acid sequence MPDMGSFREAVTAWAAGGPGEPARELALSLPVRAVVLLEGPSDVAAVDALAAGRGRDLAAEGVCVLSMGGAMSVGRFARLLGPTGLGLRLTGLCDEAERGYYTRGLERAGAAQQTFFVCAADLEDELIRALGVTRVEELVRVEGDMRALRTFVNQPAQRDRSAQQQLRRFLGTKKGRKIHYGRVLVEALDPARVPAPLHGLLAGL; translated from the coding sequence ATGCCAGACATGGGGTCCTTCCGGGAAGCGGTCACCGCATGGGCGGCCGGTGGCCCCGGTGAACCGGCGCGGGAGCTGGCCCTGAGCCTGCCCGTCCGGGCCGTCGTCCTGCTCGAAGGGCCGAGCGACGTCGCGGCGGTGGACGCGCTGGCCGCCGGCCGCGGCCGGGACCTGGCGGCCGAGGGAGTCTGCGTCCTGTCGATGGGCGGCGCGATGAGCGTCGGGCGCTTCGCCCGACTCCTGGGTCCGACCGGTCTGGGCCTCCGCCTCACGGGCCTGTGCGACGAGGCGGAGCGTGGCTACTACACCCGCGGCCTGGAGCGCGCCGGCGCGGCACAGCAGACGTTCTTCGTCTGTGCGGCGGATCTGGAGGACGAACTGATCCGCGCGCTGGGAGTGACGCGGGTGGAGGAGCTCGTCCGGGTGGAGGGTGACATGCGTGCCCTGCGGACCTTCGTGAACCAGCCCGCGCAGCGTGACCGCAGCGCGCAGCAACAGCTGCGGCGCTTCCTCGGCACGAAGAAGGGCCGCAAGATCCACTACGGCCGCGTCCTCGTGGAGGCCC
- a CDS encoding dienelactone hydrolase family protein, giving the protein MPLRNLRIPTEDGVADGFAAFPDDGERHPGVLMYPDGFGIRPVLREMALELAGHGYHVLVPNFLHRNGPAPVVALPEHIGEDARREIFAELMPLIEAHTTDRVLNDADACLRFLAAQPEVAPGPVAVTGYCVGGLLAMRTASAHPGRVAAVAGFHSPVVGDGPDGLHGLLSPITAQVHLGHAESDLTPEALGELNKALDAAELDHTSEIYAGTVHGFTMSDTDAFSASALQRHWDRLLPLLGRTLRQG; this is encoded by the coding sequence TTGCCCCTCAGGAACCTGCGGATCCCCACCGAGGACGGCGTGGCCGACGGCTTCGCCGCCTTCCCCGACGACGGAGAGCGGCACCCGGGGGTGCTGATGTACCCGGACGGCTTCGGTATCCGTCCCGTACTGCGGGAGATGGCCCTCGAACTGGCGGGGCACGGGTACCACGTGCTCGTCCCCAACTTCCTGCACCGGAACGGCCCGGCGCCCGTGGTCGCCCTACCCGAGCACATCGGGGAGGACGCCAGGCGTGAGATCTTCGCCGAGCTGATGCCCCTGATAGAGGCACACACCACCGACCGCGTCCTGAACGACGCCGACGCCTGCCTCCGCTTCCTCGCCGCGCAGCCCGAGGTCGCTCCCGGCCCGGTCGCGGTGACCGGCTACTGCGTCGGCGGGCTGCTGGCGATGCGCACCGCCTCGGCGCACCCCGGCCGGGTGGCCGCCGTCGCCGGGTTCCACAGTCCCGTGGTCGGTGACGGACCGGACGGCCTGCACGGCCTCCTCTCGCCCATCACCGCGCAGGTCCACCTCGGCCATGCCGAGAGCGATCTGACGCCGGAGGCCCTCGGCGAGCTGAACAAGGCGCTGGACGCCGCGGAGCTCGACCACACGTCGGAGATCTATGCCGGCACGGTCCACGGCTTCACCATGTCCGACACCGACGCCTTCAGCGCCTCCGCGCTTCAGCGGCACTGGGACCGTCTGCTCCCCCTCCTCGGCCGCACCCTGCGCCAGGGCTGA
- a CDS encoding VOC family protein, whose product MLRLGIPVIGATDVPRAVAFWTAALNLVATEERESETWRTLEHADGSGRALGLIHSTSAAEPRPRVHLDLFAQTRDEQRSEITRLLGLGARTVDWDLYPPDPDFVVLADPDGNIFCVVDLSHVPSEG is encoded by the coding sequence ATGCTGAGACTCGGAATCCCCGTCATCGGGGCCACGGACGTCCCCCGTGCGGTGGCCTTCTGGACCGCCGCCCTGAATCTGGTCGCCACCGAGGAGCGGGAGAGCGAGACCTGGCGGACGCTGGAACACGCCGATGGTTCCGGCCGCGCCCTCGGCCTGATCCACAGCACGTCGGCGGCCGAGCCCCGCCCCCGTGTCCACCTGGACCTCTTCGCGCAGACACGGGACGAACAGCGATCTGAGATCACGCGGTTGCTCGGACTCGGCGCCCGGACCGTCGACTGGGACCTCTATCCGCCGGATCCCGACTTCGTCGTCCTCGCCGACCCCGACGGGAACATCTTCTGCGTGGTGGACCTGAGCCACGTGCCCAGCGAGGGGTGA
- a CDS encoding spore photoproduct lyase family protein produces MDQPAAEPPSGEPGQQALFGWSDTTPAEAPHGTFRDSPQARRLLDVREVYAEPAALDSPRGRQIMDRLPEVRVTEIANHWGIPSLHGNDGNIARWVRIKNGTLVLGVKHTLRTRPNGRSADFIAPGPSNGCAMACAYCYVPRRKGYANPITLFTNIEAIVAHVRRHVRAQGPKPEPNQCDPRSWVYDIGENGDCSVDALVCDNTADLVAAFRGLPTAKASFATKFVNPDLLALDPQGRTRVRFSLMPPDDARLLDIRTSPVPERIAAAADFLDAGYEVHFNLSPVVLRPGWQRDWADLFTHLDDVLPARVKEQAAAEIIMLTHNQALHEVNLGWHPRAEEVLWQPAAQETKRSENGALNVRYAREIKQRSLTRMRELLAAHAPWLRVRYAF; encoded by the coding sequence ATGGATCAGCCGGCGGCAGAACCCCCCTCGGGGGAACCCGGGCAGCAAGCACTCTTCGGGTGGTCGGACACGACGCCGGCCGAGGCCCCGCACGGGACCTTCCGGGACAGTCCGCAGGCCCGTCGGCTGCTCGACGTGCGCGAGGTCTACGCGGAGCCCGCCGCCCTCGACTCACCGCGCGGCAGACAGATCATGGACCGTCTGCCCGAAGTGCGCGTGACCGAGATCGCCAACCACTGGGGCATCCCCTCCCTCCACGGCAACGACGGCAACATCGCCCGCTGGGTCCGGATCAAGAACGGGACGCTGGTCCTCGGCGTCAAGCACACACTCCGGACACGCCCCAACGGCAGATCGGCCGACTTCATCGCCCCCGGCCCCTCCAACGGGTGCGCGATGGCCTGCGCCTACTGCTACGTCCCGCGCCGCAAGGGCTACGCGAACCCCATCACGCTGTTCACCAACATCGAGGCGATCGTGGCCCACGTCCGCCGCCACGTACGGGCGCAGGGCCCCAAACCGGAGCCCAACCAGTGCGACCCCCGGTCATGGGTCTACGACATCGGCGAGAACGGCGACTGCTCCGTCGACGCCCTCGTCTGCGACAACACCGCGGATCTCGTCGCCGCGTTCCGCGGACTGCCCACAGCGAAGGCGTCCTTCGCGACCAAGTTCGTCAACCCCGACCTGCTCGCACTCGACCCGCAGGGGCGCACCCGGGTGCGCTTCTCCCTCATGCCGCCCGACGACGCCCGGCTGCTGGACATCCGCACCAGCCCGGTCCCGGAGCGCATCGCGGCGGCGGCCGACTTCCTCGACGCCGGCTACGAGGTCCACTTCAACCTCTCGCCGGTCGTACTGCGCCCGGGCTGGCAGCGGGACTGGGCCGACCTGTTCACCCACCTCGACGACGTGCTGCCCGCCCGGGTGAAGGAGCAGGCGGCCGCCGAGATCATCATGCTGACCCACAACCAGGCGCTCCACGAGGTCAACCTCGGCTGGCACCCCCGGGCCGAGGAGGTGCTGTGGCAGCCGGCCGCCCAGGAGACCAAGCGCTCGGAGAACGGGGCCCTCAACGTCCGCTACGCCCGCGAGATCAAGCAGCGTTCCCTGACGCGCATGCGGGAGCTGCTTGCAGCGCACGCGCCGTGGCTGCGCGTCAGATACGCCTTCTGA